Proteins encoded within one genomic window of Edaphobacter lichenicola:
- a CDS encoding right-handed parallel beta-helix repeat-containing protein, producing the protein MAATGVQSYQWFRNGQAIVGATQAIYITPVSNAVDNGASFSVSVSGYFGMLRSGPATLTVKPPALNQVLFVAPNGDDSNAGTIDQPYKTIQHCAATIDEGGTCEIRSGTYREAITPNSNITITAYHFEPVVIDGSDPVTGWMLDHGSVYKAKVTLNADDSNQIFLGTEMMTEARWPNGNDLFYINWAKAEKGTSSSQIVDSKIPHLDWTAAKVHLWSGSDPFGHQTGSVISSGVGQIGIDVGQTAICPFICPSENGYFYLYGTLKALDAEREWFYDVNSSTLYFMAPGGADPNKLDVRSKQRPYAFDLRGKTGVTVANLSIFAGTIITDEQSSNNTLDRINAQYVSQFTDLPPAADDPTGINFSLLQVHVGDTGIILNGTGNTIQNSSINFSAGTGIAVLGNNNTVRNNLIQNVDYVGDYASGIYLDGSNNAVQYNTISNVGRQGIYLQGVVNQDLGYNNIFNGMLLSRDGGEIYACCNQAATGTRIHHNWLHDTQAATPGQADTYPLSGLGIDNGSGGFEASQNVLWNNKKYNILINGVTNNSPNNNLIVNNTIPDSSSGAEIEITYVQSCASTRITDNKVVKEVAESSNGSSCTLSNNSGMGPGATEMTTSSEVGCNFFGCSSNRPPAIVGEDSVTSCPVDPTQSVP; encoded by the coding sequence GTGGCGGCAACCGGCGTTCAGTCGTACCAATGGTTCAGGAATGGTCAGGCGATCGTCGGCGCTACTCAAGCTATCTATATCACCCCTGTATCTAACGCTGTAGACAACGGGGCATCTTTCAGTGTGTCTGTGTCCGGCTACTTCGGTATGCTCCGTAGCGGTCCTGCGACGTTGACGGTAAAGCCACCGGCTTTGAATCAGGTTCTCTTTGTCGCTCCCAACGGCGATGACTCTAACGCAGGCACGATCGATCAGCCGTATAAGACGATTCAACACTGCGCTGCCACAATCGATGAAGGAGGAACTTGCGAGATCCGCTCCGGAACTTATCGTGAAGCGATCACACCGAACTCCAATATTACCATCACGGCGTACCACTTTGAGCCTGTCGTGATAGACGGGTCAGACCCTGTGACTGGATGGATGCTTGATCACGGTTCCGTCTATAAGGCAAAGGTTACGCTGAACGCAGATGACAGCAATCAGATCTTCCTTGGTACCGAGATGATGACCGAGGCCCGTTGGCCCAACGGTAACGACCTCTTCTATATCAATTGGGCGAAGGCCGAGAAGGGGACCAGTAGTAGCCAGATTGTTGACTCTAAAATACCGCACCTTGATTGGACAGCGGCCAAGGTGCACCTCTGGAGCGGCTCCGATCCCTTCGGGCATCAGACCGGCAGTGTCATATCCTCTGGAGTCGGCCAAATAGGTATTGATGTGGGTCAAACCGCAATATGCCCTTTTATTTGCCCTTCGGAAAACGGCTACTTTTATCTCTATGGGACGCTCAAGGCTCTGGACGCTGAGCGCGAGTGGTTTTACGACGTCAACTCCTCGACGCTGTATTTCATGGCTCCGGGTGGGGCCGATCCCAATAAACTTGATGTCCGCAGCAAGCAACGTCCTTACGCGTTCGACCTTCGAGGGAAGACGGGAGTAACCGTTGCAAACTTATCGATCTTTGCCGGGACTATCATCACCGACGAACAGAGTTCGAACAACACTTTGGACCGCATCAATGCGCAATATGTCTCGCAGTTTACCGATTTACCTCCGGCGGCAGACGACCCCACCGGGATCAACTTCAGCCTCCTTCAGGTCCATGTTGGGGATACGGGGATTATCCTAAACGGCACGGGGAACACCATTCAAAACAGCTCCATTAACTTTAGTGCCGGCACTGGCATCGCCGTCCTAGGCAACAACAATACAGTCAGAAACAACCTAATCCAAAATGTCGACTACGTTGGCGACTATGCCTCCGGCATCTACCTGGATGGCAGCAACAACGCCGTCCAATACAACACGATTTCGAATGTAGGCCGACAAGGGATCTATCTTCAGGGCGTAGTCAATCAGGATTTGGGCTATAACAACATCTTCAACGGGATGTTGCTCAGCAGAGACGGCGGAGAGATCTACGCCTGCTGTAACCAAGCTGCTACTGGAACCAGAATTCACCACAACTGGCTACACGACACCCAGGCTGCGACCCCCGGCCAGGCAGATACTTATCCACTCTCAGGTCTCGGAATAGATAATGGCAGTGGTGGTTTCGAAGCATCTCAAAACGTGCTGTGGAACAACAAAAAATATAACATCTTGATCAACGGTGTGACGAACAATTCTCCCAACAACAATCTCATTGTGAACAATACGATTCCCGACAGTTCGTCGGGCGCCGAAATCGAGATTACCTATGTACAGAGTTGTGCCTCGACTCGGATAACCGATAACAAGGTTGTGAAGGAAGTAGCTGAATCGTCGAACGGGAGCTCGTGCACGTTGTCTAACAATAGCGGAATGGGTCCCGGGGCTACCGAGATGACGACCTCTAGTGAAGTTGGGTGCAACTTCTTTGGCTGCTCGTCGAACCGCCCCCCAGCGATTGTAGGTGAAGACTCCGTTACCTCGTGTCCAGTTGATCCCACTCAATCAGTTCCTTAG
- a CDS encoding GumC family protein gives MSNPTMSSRLDRPSSLYQPEESFSEPADRRIDFLSALVILAKRRRLLAVCTLGGLILGVILSFVLKPTYTATATILPPQQSTSSAAAFIGQFGSLIGGSGLGGGLGLKNPADMYIGMLEGHTISDHVIASCNLKDLYKTKYLEDARVMLRRHVTFETGKDNLIHLSVKDGDPNRASQIANSYLDQLYNLNSELATGEAAQRRTFYAQRLAEEKAALSDAEIALRNTQQKTGLIQLSGQAVSIINSIAQARAQLASREVELQSLRTYATQENPDAIRLQEEISALRSNLVNLENSQRAIQPGDIQLPAGQVPEAALQYERQTRELKYHVTLYELLSRQSEAAKLDEAKSAPVIQVVDHATPPDKKSGPPRTLITVGCAFLGLVISSLWCFLCASLERMKLIPEQAQKLNDLKSALRF, from the coding sequence TTGAGCAATCCAACTATGTCGTCGAGATTAGACCGTCCGAGCAGTCTCTATCAGCCTGAGGAGAGTTTCAGCGAACCCGCCGACAGACGCATCGACTTTTTGAGTGCACTTGTGATTCTGGCGAAGCGTCGGCGACTTCTGGCTGTTTGCACTCTGGGAGGTTTGATCCTCGGAGTCATCCTGAGCTTCGTCCTAAAGCCGACGTATACCGCAACTGCAACCATTCTGCCCCCTCAGCAGTCGACCTCGTCAGCGGCTGCCTTTATTGGTCAGTTTGGATCCCTTATTGGGGGTTCGGGATTGGGTGGAGGTCTAGGGCTCAAGAATCCCGCTGATATGTACATTGGTATGCTCGAGGGCCATACAATCTCCGATCACGTTATTGCGAGCTGCAACCTCAAAGATCTGTACAAGACGAAGTATCTTGAAGATGCGCGTGTGATGCTCCGCCGGCACGTAACCTTCGAAACGGGAAAAGACAATCTAATTCATCTCAGCGTCAAAGATGGCGACCCCAATCGAGCAAGCCAGATTGCGAATAGCTATCTCGACCAGCTGTACAACCTGAACTCAGAATTGGCTACGGGCGAAGCCGCGCAACGTCGCACTTTCTATGCGCAACGCCTTGCGGAAGAAAAAGCTGCTCTCTCGGACGCGGAGATTGCGCTGCGAAACACTCAGCAGAAAACCGGTTTAATCCAGTTGAGCGGTCAGGCTGTTTCGATCATCAACTCGATCGCGCAAGCAAGGGCTCAACTGGCGAGTCGCGAAGTTGAATTGCAGTCCCTGCGGACCTATGCGACCCAGGAAAATCCAGATGCCATTCGCTTACAGGAAGAGATTTCTGCGCTCCGATCCAATCTGGTGAATTTGGAGAATAGCCAGCGCGCGATTCAACCTGGAGACATTCAATTGCCCGCCGGTCAGGTGCCGGAGGCGGCCCTTCAGTACGAGCGACAGACCCGCGAACTGAAGTATCACGTGACACTTTATGAGCTGCTTTCGCGGCAATCAGAGGCAGCGAAACTTGACGAAGCAAAATCTGCTCCCGTCATTCAAGTCGTTGATCATGCAACTCCGCCCGATAAAAAGTCTGGACCGCCCCGTACCTTGATCACGGTGGGCTGCGCGTTCTTAGGATTGGTGATCAGCTCATTGTGGTGCTTCCTTTGCGCTTCGCTGGAAAGAATGAAGCTTATCCCCGAGCAAGCTCAAAAGCTCAACGATTTAAAATCTGCGTTGCGATTTTAG
- a CDS encoding O-antigen ligase family protein, translated as MVAITSAQAGFQKRFSTVFFALSLFCVALPGTAAVKAVAILLVWSYWLLNDSFTILSVIWFFSVLLNLLIGASVGAMFHAVVRADVTNHFIRLLIFFVVLSTGGYVSQRCRLSRAYLDNLIFSIAVLMMLLKVIILGGSLAGWYTVDAFHDALGFDSVTEGIGFGLQRLQFPSDIIIPFLIATYVGGKSKVKDSLLLLSAAIVILLSFSRYLFAFYLVCTLVRAIWIKRVDLISVFSIGVILVASVLLYDSLLSRFASAETQASDDIRVEQVSYLKRVIADYPIMGTGVGSSVSTFKRSESTPYFYEAQWYAMTMQFGFIGVSWFVCNLIGMLYACLKRRNNLFFTVIFLGWFASGLTNPYISALGSAFGLCFLLFRCNQNLDIGMSRAYDLPTGNF; from the coding sequence ATGGTGGCAATCACATCGGCGCAAGCTGGCTTTCAAAAAAGATTTAGCACCGTCTTCTTCGCTCTCTCCTTGTTTTGTGTCGCATTGCCCGGTACTGCCGCCGTCAAGGCAGTAGCAATTCTCCTCGTATGGTCCTATTGGCTGCTGAATGACAGCTTCACAATCCTATCCGTGATCTGGTTCTTCTCAGTTCTACTGAACCTCCTGATAGGAGCCTCGGTAGGAGCAATGTTCCACGCGGTAGTCAGGGCCGACGTAACCAACCATTTCATAAGGCTCTTGATATTCTTTGTGGTGCTCAGTACCGGCGGATATGTCTCACAGAGGTGTCGCCTCAGTAGGGCCTATCTAGACAATTTGATCTTTTCCATCGCAGTTCTCATGATGTTGCTCAAGGTCATCATCCTCGGGGGTTCGCTTGCTGGGTGGTACACCGTGGACGCCTTTCACGATGCACTCGGGTTCGACTCAGTGACTGAGGGCATTGGATTTGGCCTTCAGAGACTTCAATTTCCCTCGGATATCATTATCCCCTTTTTGATAGCTACCTACGTAGGGGGAAAGAGCAAGGTTAAAGATAGCCTCCTCCTCTTGAGTGCCGCAATTGTTATCCTGCTGAGCTTCTCGCGTTATCTGTTTGCTTTTTATCTTGTTTGTACTTTGGTCAGGGCAATTTGGATAAAAAGGGTAGACCTCATCTCGGTTTTTAGTATTGGAGTCATTTTAGTCGCCAGCGTCTTGTTATACGACAGCCTCCTATCGCGGTTTGCAAGTGCTGAAACGCAGGCTTCTGATGACATTCGCGTTGAGCAGGTGAGCTATCTCAAACGAGTGATCGCTGACTATCCCATTATGGGGACCGGCGTAGGCTCTAGCGTTTCTACCTTCAAGAGAAGTGAATCGACGCCCTACTTCTATGAGGCCCAGTGGTATGCGATGACTATGCAGTTTGGATTTATTGGCGTTAGCTGGTTTGTTTGTAACCTTATTGGCATGCTTTACGCATGCCTGAAGCGACGTAATAATCTTTTCTTTACAGTCATATTTTTGGGTTGGTTTGCGTCAGGACTCACCAATCCATATATCTCAGCCCTGGGAAGCGCGTTTGGTTTGTGCTTTCTGCTTTTTCGTTGCAATCAAAACTTGGACATCGGGATGTCCCGGGCTTATGATCTTCCGACTGGTAATTTTTAG
- a CDS encoding glycosyltransferase family 4 protein — MSEKIRIGFVLPPGHWLGGKNYLRNLFAAIQAVPDHTITPVIFTGEHHEDLSDFHDIEVVTSSMFDHKTAARFARRVLIKTASQDIPLWRLLKKHHISVLSHSFQTGQSKTIKTVGWIPDLQHIHLPKFFTPEERTRRDRDFMSACEHCDAVVVSSKCAAGDLISFAPQYAHKVRLLRFVATPVPLANAASLEDLRQIYNFAEPFFLLPNQFWAHKNHRVVISALHQLKLQDKKFLVLATGSSSDYRNPAFFPSLMQYAEQCDVLDRFRVLGQIPFHHLAGLMQHATAFINPSLFEGWSTSVEEAKSMGKQVLLSDIPVHREQAPERGIFFSPENPDELAAAMIAANDGFDIHQDADMQTRAMARFPARQREFGEAYQTIVNKLVPSTK, encoded by the coding sequence ATGAGCGAGAAGATACGGATTGGATTTGTCTTGCCTCCGGGACATTGGCTTGGCGGAAAAAACTACCTGCGAAATCTGTTCGCCGCCATCCAGGCAGTGCCTGACCATACGATAACCCCAGTCATCTTCACAGGGGAACATCATGAAGATTTATCTGATTTCCACGATATTGAAGTCGTCACTTCGTCGATGTTTGACCACAAGACTGCCGCCCGGTTCGCACGCAGGGTTTTGATAAAAACGGCCTCACAGGACATTCCCTTGTGGAGACTGCTGAAGAAACACCATATTTCGGTTCTGTCCCATTCTTTTCAAACCGGGCAAAGCAAGACGATCAAGACAGTCGGATGGATCCCCGATCTTCAGCACATCCATCTTCCAAAGTTTTTTACTCCAGAAGAACGAACACGCCGGGACCGAGACTTCATGAGCGCATGCGAACACTGTGACGCGGTGGTAGTTAGTAGCAAGTGCGCTGCCGGCGACCTGATATCTTTTGCTCCCCAGTATGCCCATAAGGTTAGGCTTCTCCGATTTGTCGCCACTCCAGTACCGCTCGCCAACGCCGCCAGCCTGGAGGACTTGAGACAGATCTACAACTTTGCCGAGCCTTTTTTTCTGCTGCCAAATCAGTTTTGGGCTCACAAAAATCATCGAGTCGTGATCAGTGCATTGCATCAGCTCAAACTACAAGATAAGAAATTTCTTGTTCTCGCCACCGGTTCATCGAGTGACTATCGCAATCCCGCTTTCTTCCCTTCGTTGATGCAATACGCTGAACAATGCGACGTCTTGGACCGCTTTCGCGTTCTGGGCCAGATTCCATTCCATCATCTTGCCGGCCTCATGCAGCACGCAACCGCCTTCATCAATCCCTCCCTTTTTGAGGGGTGGAGCACCAGCGTCGAGGAGGCAAAGTCGATGGGCAAGCAGGTTCTCCTCTCTGACATACCGGTACACCGCGAGCAGGCACCGGAACGCGGCATATTCTTCTCTCCAGAGAATCCGGATGAACTAGCCGCAGCAATGATCGCTGCGAATGATGGATTTGATATTCATCAAGATGCCGATATGCAGACGAGAGCCATGGCCCGCTTTCCCGCTCGGCAACGAGAGTTCGGAGAAGCATATCAGACCATCGTGAACAAGTTGGTACCGTCTACGAAATAA
- a CDS encoding acyltransferase, with translation MKTFFKLAHKFFCTFSRLVEKAELLHKKESCLLGEGAHLHPSSRVENNQAKREAIVIAARSQILGQLLVLGHGGIIKIGESCFVGEHSRIWSADSIAIGDRVLISHNVNIHDHNAHSLSAEKRRLHIIEIFSKGHPVHLEDVASAPIVIEDDAWIGFNSTILKGVRIGRGAIVGAATVVTKDVPAYAIVAGNPAKTIGHAEP, from the coding sequence ATGAAGACTTTTTTCAAATTAGCTCACAAGTTTTTTTGTACATTCTCTCGGCTCGTCGAAAAAGCGGAACTTCTTCACAAAAAAGAGAGCTGCCTCCTTGGAGAAGGCGCGCATTTGCATCCCTCAAGCCGGGTCGAGAACAATCAAGCGAAAAGGGAAGCCATAGTAATCGCTGCTCGCTCTCAGATTTTAGGACAACTTCTTGTTCTCGGCCACGGAGGAATCATTAAGATTGGGGAATCCTGCTTTGTTGGAGAACATTCCCGTATCTGGTCGGCGGATTCAATCGCGATTGGGGACAGGGTACTCATCTCGCACAATGTAAACATCCACGATCATAATGCTCATTCGTTATCAGCCGAAAAACGCCGTCTGCACATCATTGAGATTTTTTCTAAAGGCCACCCTGTTCATCTCGAAGATGTTGCGTCTGCCCCCATCGTGATTGAAGATGATGCTTGGATCGGTTTCAATTCAACCATTCTCAAGGGCGTAAGGATAGGCCGCGGAGCGATAGTTGGAGCGGCGACCGTCGTGACAAAGGATGTTCCTGCCTATGCAATCGTCGCCGGCAATCCGGCCAAAACAATTGGCCATGCGGAACCCTAG
- a CDS encoding glycosyltransferase family 2 protein, producing MHTETKIGGRRLNETSQENEPLVSIITVVFRASQDLPALLDSVFRLKGNDVELIVVDGGSNDGTTDLLREHDSQIDYWISEADRGIYDAMNKAIRSARGKFLLHLNAGDRLLSIPRRELEEAASSGVEIAAFRVSIDGRYDFRPSHGMELRFNNTLHHQGTFFRRETFPVYDIRYKVFADFDMNQKFALGGVKMKMFDQVVAFHSTDGVSSAPSRSTNREFFRIIRKNYGLHYLPGAWMLCKWRGLKSRLGLHN from the coding sequence ATGCATACCGAAACAAAGATCGGCGGTCGACGACTGAATGAAACCTCGCAGGAGAACGAGCCCCTGGTTTCTATTATTACCGTGGTATTTCGAGCTAGCCAAGATCTTCCAGCACTGCTGGACAGTGTATTTCGCCTCAAGGGTAATGACGTGGAGTTGATCGTCGTGGATGGCGGGTCGAACGACGGAACCACCGATCTACTTCGTGAACACGACTCCCAAATAGACTACTGGATCAGCGAGGCCGATCGTGGAATTTACGATGCAATGAATAAAGCGATCAGGTCGGCGCGAGGAAAATTCTTGCTCCATCTCAATGCTGGAGACAGGCTCCTCTCCATTCCACGCCGCGAACTCGAAGAGGCTGCATCAAGCGGGGTAGAGATTGCCGCGTTCCGCGTATCCATTGATGGTCGCTACGACTTTAGGCCGTCTCACGGTATGGAACTCAGATTCAACAATACGTTGCACCACCAGGGGACATTTTTTCGGAGGGAGACGTTTCCTGTGTATGACATTCGGTACAAAGTATTCGCGGATTTCGATATGAATCAAAAGTTCGCTCTTGGCGGAGTGAAGATGAAGATGTTCGATCAAGTGGTCGCATTCCACTCAACAGATGGGGTTTCAAGCGCGCCAAGCCGCTCGACGAACAGGGAGTTTTTCCGAATCATTAGAAAAAACTATGGACTGCACTACCTTCCAGGAGCTTGGATGTTGTGCAAGTGGCGCGGCCTCAAATCGAGGTTAGGACTACACAACTAA
- a CDS encoding NAD-dependent epimerase/dehydratase family protein, with product MSRQTVLVTGANGFVGRHVARVFAREGYRVLGIGHGGWLRDEWEQWGLAAWTSADVTLATLREHTEDPSVIVHCAGGGSVAFSIENPIADFMRTVETTAQVLEYVRTVAPQCSVVYPSSASVYGAVDHLPITADQNAAPISQYGVHKLMAELFIASYARQFGTSTAIVRLFSIYGCGLQKQLLWDACRKFAAGDSIFTGTGDEVRDWLHVEDAAELLLAATENASVECPTVNGGSGEGITVREVLTHLKSSFPQRDSKLTFSGVKRTGDPSRYVADIKGSREWGWAPKRQWKQGMDEYAAWWKSSSRGL from the coding sequence ATGTCCCGTCAAACGGTACTCGTTACTGGTGCGAACGGTTTTGTTGGTAGACATGTGGCCCGCGTCTTTGCGCGGGAGGGCTACCGCGTGCTCGGAATCGGCCACGGAGGATGGCTGCGGGACGAGTGGGAGCAGTGGGGGCTCGCCGCGTGGACGTCAGCAGATGTAACCCTGGCGACGCTGAGGGAGCACACCGAAGATCCATCGGTGATCGTTCATTGCGCCGGCGGCGGATCGGTCGCATTCTCGATCGAGAATCCCATCGCAGACTTCATGCGCACTGTAGAAACAACCGCGCAGGTACTCGAATATGTTCGCACTGTTGCTCCACAATGTAGCGTCGTCTATCCCTCAAGCGCGAGCGTATATGGCGCGGTCGACCATCTCCCGATCACGGCTGACCAAAATGCGGCTCCTATCTCTCAGTACGGAGTGCATAAGCTGATGGCCGAATTGTTCATCGCTTCGTATGCCCGTCAGTTTGGAACATCCACCGCCATCGTGCGCCTCTTCTCCATCTACGGTTGTGGCCTGCAGAAACAGTTGCTGTGGGATGCCTGCCGCAAGTTCGCCGCTGGCGACAGTATCTTTACGGGAACTGGTGATGAAGTGCGTGACTGGCTGCATGTCGAGGATGCTGCAGAACTGCTCCTTGCCGCCACTGAAAACGCGTCCGTCGAATGCCCTACGGTCAACGGTGGCAGCGGCGAGGGAATCACCGTGAGAGAGGTCCTGACTCACCTCAAGAGCAGTTTTCCTCAGAGAGATTCAAAGCTGACATTCTCCGGGGTTAAAAGAACAGGAGATCCCAGTCGGTACGTAGCGGATATCAAGGGTTCCAGGGAGTGGGGATGGGCTCCCAAACGCCAATGGAAACAGGGGATGGACGAATACGCTGCGTGGTGGAAGAGCAGTTCACGGGGACTATGA